The Desulfuromonas sp. genome includes a region encoding these proteins:
- the recR gene encoding recombination mediator RecR, with product MLDSIPSFARLVAELAKFPGIGQKTATRLAFFVLRQATGEVEALAGAIRDLKQKVRFCSVCFNITEADPCPLCTDPGRDDRLLCVVEQPQDLIAIERSRSFRGRYHVLHGALSPLDGVGPEDLKVAELTARLGQGAVEEVLVATNFTVEGDATALYLSRLVRPLGIRVTRPAHCIPMGSDLEFVDDATVNRAVEGRREI from the coding sequence ATGCTAGACTCCATCCCGTCTTTCGCCCGGCTGGTGGCCGAACTGGCCAAGTTCCCCGGCATCGGGCAGAAAACAGCGACCCGGTTGGCCTTCTTTGTGCTGCGCCAAGCGACCGGGGAGGTCGAGGCCCTGGCAGGCGCTATTCGTGATCTGAAGCAGAAGGTTCGTTTCTGTTCGGTCTGCTTCAACATCACCGAGGCAGATCCCTGCCCCCTCTGTACCGACCCAGGGCGGGATGACCGCCTGCTCTGTGTTGTGGAGCAGCCTCAGGACCTTATCGCCATCGAGCGCAGCCGTTCTTTTCGGGGGCGCTACCACGTTCTGCATGGCGCCCTGTCGCCCCTGGACGGCGTCGGTCCCGAGGATTTGAAGGTCGCCGAGTTGACGGCCCGCCTGGGGCAGGGGGCGGTGGAGGAGGTCCTGGTGGCCACTAACTTTACCGTCGAGGGGGACGCCACCGCACTTTACTTGTCCCGGCTCGTCCGCCCTCTCGGCATTCGGGTCACCCGGCCGGCCCACTGCATCCCCATGGGAAGCGACCTGGAATTCGTGGACGACGCCACGGTCAACCGGGCCGTGGAGGGCCGCCGGGAAATTTGA
- a CDS encoding YbaB/EbfC family nucleoid-associated protein: protein MSKGMGNIMKQAQLMQQKMARLQEDLGNREVEASSGGGMVTATVNGKQQLLSLKIEPSAVDAEDVEMLQDLVIAAVNEAIKKSQDMAQQEMSKITGGMQIPGLF from the coding sequence ATGTCCAAAGGTATGGGGAACATCATGAAGCAGGCCCAGCTCATGCAGCAGAAGATGGCTCGCCTGCAGGAGGATCTGGGGAACCGCGAGGTGGAGGCCTCCTCCGGCGGGGGGATGGTGACCGCCACCGTCAACGGCAAGCAACAGCTACTCTCTCTCAAAATCGAGCCGAGTGCGGTCGATGCGGAGGATGTCGAGATGCTGCAGGATCTGGTGATCGCTGCGGTCAACGAGGCGATCAAGAAGAGCCAGGACATGGCCCAGCAGGAGATGTCGAAGATCACCGGCGGCATGCAGATCCCCGGGCTCTTCTGA